The following coding sequences lie in one Phalacrocorax aristotelis chromosome 4, bGulAri2.1, whole genome shotgun sequence genomic window:
- the LOC142056473 gene encoding uncharacterized protein LOC142056473 — protein sequence MFFLFLKLPSQALSPLSRYLSSSWSPIDQKSLQAATSDWFSRTVGFSPSNVCILPPPPFPDSFLCDLEELNSLALTTSQSVPISPGNTIHRVKDDHFIPNTEVSLSSPTALPLPFLVSTSVSSPASASHDIAYKHTSNNTNPGKDRDLRGTLDSSVIEVPRDLSDTTREGEHVGATSNIPSPHEGGSTSSMLAATAENKEEICTTDLSVNIGDQSKPQESDFYRGAQGTAEELTRLYIEEDLGHDNLEFPIASGGDSRVCYEGYTSPNIDKVL from the coding sequence atgtttttcttatttttgaagTTGCCTTCCCAAGCACTGTCCCCACTTTCCAGATACCTTTCCTCCTCTTGGTCACCCATTGATCAAAAGAGTCTCCAGGCTGCCACTAGTGACTGGTTTTCAAGGACTGTTGGTTTTTCACCTTCAAATGTGTGCATCTTGCCTCCTCCACCATTTCCAGACAGTTTTCTTTGTGACTTAGAAGAACTCAATTCTTTGGCATTAACAACATCCCAGTCTGTACCAATCTCCCCAGGTAATACCATTCACCGAGTTAAAGATGATCACTTTATTCCAAATACAGAGGTCTCTCTCAGCTCTCCTACAGCTCTTCCTCTGCCCTTTCTTGTATCTACCTCTGTCTCATCTCCAGCCAGCGCTTCTCATGACATAGCATATAAGCATACCAGCAACAATACCAACCCAGGAAAAGATAGAGACTTGAGAGGTACGCTTGACTCTTCAGTTATTGAAGTGCCTAGAGACCTGTCAGATACTACAAGAGAAGGTGAACACGTTGGTGCTACCTCTAACATCCCTTCGCCACATGAAGGTGGCTCCACCTCCAGCATGCTAGCTGCaactgctgaaaacaaagaggaaatcTGTACTACAGATCTGTCAGTTAATATAGGGGATCAGTCAAAGCCTCAAGAATCAGACTTCTACAGAGGAGCACAAGGCACAGCAGAAGAATTGACAAGACTCTATATAGAGGAGGATCTGGGACATGACAATTTAGAATTCCCAATAGCAAGTGGAGGAGACTCCAGGGTGTGTTATGAAGGATACACTTCACCGAATATTGATAAGGTACtctaa